The Candidatus Phaeomarinobacter ectocarpi genome includes a region encoding these proteins:
- a CDS encoding XdhC family protein yields MSSFTHSEDVFSFLAQAQKAGRQTALVAVTETVGGGLRAPGALMGVDEDGGHAGYVSNGCVDADVILNAQQAITDGKTRLLTYGAGSPFLDIRLPCGGKLSMIVVPSPDPDTLRWALSQLEGRRAASLTVSDAGISICNDMPEETHWADDTLHLRIVPKLRLRIAGRGEELIALGKLAAAADFSVVIQSPDDVTLDRAAQSGLTCDRLTTTQSLPALADDEWTAFALMFHDQDWEIPLVQQTLAGPAFWLGAVGSHRTHQVRCEALRDAGVSKEGVRRLKGPIGLIPRTRDASMLAVSTLAEIAGCYKDLEA; encoded by the coding sequence ATGTCGAGTTTCACGCATTCAGAAGACGTTTTCAGTTTCCTCGCTCAGGCTCAAAAGGCGGGGCGACAGACGGCACTTGTTGCCGTGACAGAAACTGTCGGCGGCGGCCTACGCGCACCCGGCGCTCTGATGGGCGTCGATGAAGACGGCGGTCATGCAGGCTATGTATCCAATGGGTGTGTGGATGCGGATGTGATCCTCAATGCACAGCAAGCCATCACCGATGGCAAAACGCGTTTGCTGACCTACGGGGCAGGCTCCCCATTTTTGGACATAAGGCTGCCCTGCGGCGGCAAACTGAGCATGATCGTGGTGCCATCACCGGACCCCGACACACTTCGCTGGGCACTCTCGCAGCTGGAGGGACGACGCGCTGCAAGCCTGACCGTGTCAGATGCCGGAATTTCCATATGCAACGACATGCCCGAGGAAACCCATTGGGCTGACGACACGCTTCACCTGCGCATCGTGCCCAAACTCAGGCTGCGTATTGCCGGACGCGGAGAGGAGTTGATTGCGCTCGGCAAGCTGGCCGCAGCGGCTGACTTCAGCGTTGTCATTCAGTCCCCGGACGATGTCACCCTGGACAGAGCCGCCCAGTCCGGCCTCACCTGTGATCGATTGACCACCACCCAGTCACTGCCAGCTCTGGCCGATGATGAATGGACCGCCTTCGCGCTGATGTTCCATGATCAGGACTGGGAAATCCCGCTCGTGCAGCAAACCCTTGCAGGGCCTGCCTTCTGGCTCGGCGCTGTCGGCAGCCATCGCACACACCAGGTCCGGTGTGAGGCCCTGCGGGATGCCGGTGTTTCAAAAGAAGGCGTGCGGCGGCTGAAAGGCCCCATCGGCCTGATACCGCGCACACGCGATGCCTCCATGCTGGCCGTGTCGACGCTGGCGGAGATCGCGGGCTGCTACAAGGACCTCGAGGCGTGA
- a CDS encoding GNAT family N-acetyltransferase produces the protein MQDLNADDDDTSFVPFQLRDGTPVCIRAVRPEDRKLIAEGLDHLSPQSRYFRFLSGMKTIPEVLMQHLTVIDHHDHEAIGVLDMSTDQEVPAAVARYIRNADEQDKAEIAVTVVDDYQRRGLGMLLIAVMATLAQREGIKVLTAIVQRENRKMLSLLKLFDAEVVRDKTGEYGQGDVVALELPLHGSVDDYADERVQQAMFAAHEIECRLHPDSPDAG, from the coding sequence ATGCAAGATCTCAACGCTGACGATGACGACACGTCCTTTGTCCCCTTCCAGTTGAGGGACGGCACGCCTGTGTGCATTCGTGCGGTGCGCCCGGAAGATCGCAAGCTGATTGCCGAAGGGTTAGACCACCTGTCTCCGCAGTCGCGGTACTTCCGGTTCCTTTCAGGCATGAAGACCATCCCCGAAGTGCTGATGCAGCACCTCACCGTCATTGACCATCATGACCATGAGGCAATCGGTGTGCTTGATATGAGCACCGACCAGGAGGTGCCCGCCGCTGTTGCCCGATACATTCGCAATGCCGATGAGCAGGACAAGGCCGAAATCGCTGTCACTGTCGTCGATGATTATCAGCGGCGTGGTCTGGGCATGTTGCTGATTGCTGTCATGGCGACGCTGGCACAGCGTGAAGGCATCAAGGTTCTCACCGCCATCGTGCAGCGGGAAAACCGCAAGATGCTGTCCTTGCTCAAACTGTTCGATGCGGAAGTGGTGCGCGACAAGACCGGCGAATACGGGCAGGGAGATGTGGTGGCGCTGGAACTGCCCCTGCACGGGTCCGTTGATGACTACGCCGATGAACGCGTCCAGCAGGCGATGTTTGCCGCGCATGAGATTGAGTGCCGCCTGCATCCAGACAGTCCCGACGCAGGTTAG
- a CDS encoding TetR/AcrR family transcriptional regulator, whose product MSVRPARGRPRKFDKEEVLQKILKEFWIKGFAATSLDDLSAATGLTRPSLYAAYGNKTQMYLAALRSFVGQMSDNAMPALSGAGDLQSALEGFYQGALNVYFGTRKQALGCLVFTTAIADVASDTQIKKAVSGFVEGLDAALAQCIHSHGPHLEAAQTHSLARHASGMLMNLATRARAGAKRDALDELAASSAALIAQAAVTQQGD is encoded by the coding sequence ATGTCCGTCCGTCCGGCCCGTGGCCGCCCCCGCAAGTTCGACAAGGAAGAAGTGCTTCAGAAGATCCTCAAGGAGTTCTGGATCAAGGGATTTGCTGCGACATCGCTGGATGATCTGTCAGCCGCAACCGGCCTGACACGGCCAAGCCTTTACGCGGCCTATGGCAACAAGACACAAATGTATCTGGCCGCGCTGCGGAGTTTCGTGGGGCAGATGTCCGACAATGCAATGCCCGCATTGTCAGGTGCGGGCGACCTGCAGTCCGCGCTTGAAGGGTTCTATCAAGGAGCCCTCAACGTCTATTTTGGAACCAGAAAGCAGGCGCTTGGCTGCCTTGTCTTCACCACCGCCATTGCTGACGTGGCGTCCGACACGCAGATCAAAAAGGCCGTGAGCGGATTTGTGGAGGGTCTCGACGCAGCCTTGGCCCAGTGTATCCATTCCCATGGACCGCACCTTGAGGCCGCGCAGACACACTCTCTCGCCCGGCACGCAAGCGGCATGTTGATGAACCTGGCCACCCGAGCACGTGCCGGTGCAAAACGCGACGCCCTCGATGAGCTGGCGGCCTCTTCCGCTGCATTGATTGCGCAGGCCGCCGTAACGCAGCAGGGAGACTAA